The Solibacillus sp. FSL W7-1464 genome contains a region encoding:
- a CDS encoding acetyl-CoA carboxylase biotin carboxyl carrier protein subunit produces MAEVKAQMAGTVFEVSVKEGDNVTKGQTLIILESMKMEIPHEAEADGTVAKITVAEGDFVEENDILVELA; encoded by the coding sequence ATGGCGGAAGTAAAAGCACAGATGGCAGGGACAGTATTCGAGGTAAGCGTTAAAGAAGGGGACAATGTGACAAAAGGGCAAACACTCATCATTTTGGAATCGATGAAAATGGAAATCCCGCATGAGGCGGAAGCGGATGGGACAGTAGCAAAAATTACTGTTGCTGAAGGAGATTTCGTTGAAGAGAATGATATTTTAGTAGAATTAGCTTAA
- a CDS encoding acyl-CoA carboxylase subunit beta, producing the protein MTQPTYNEHLQQKIEQIYAGGQPKYHEKLKESNKLFVRDRLKLLFDDGVYEEDARFANYEAGDLPADGVVTAIGQIDGQTVCVMANDSTIKAGSWGSRTVEKIIRIQETAEKMQVPMLYLVDSAGARITDQLEMFPGRRGAGRIFHNQVRMSGMIPQICILFGPSAAGGAYIPAFCDIVIMVDGNASMYLGSPRMAEKVIGEKVSLEEMGGARMHCTVSGCGDVLAENEEQAIREARRYISYFPANFAEFPPIDETKEPVNGRTLEEIIPENQNAPFDMYECIEQLIDEGSFFEIKKLFASELITGLARIDGQVVGIIANQPKVKGGVLFIDSADKAAKFITLCDAFSIPLLFLADVPGFMIGTKVEKAGIIRHGAKFISAMSSATVPKISVIVRKAYGAGLYAMCGPAFEPDAVIALPTAQIAVMGPEAAVNAVYSNKIEAIEDPKERIQFVKQKIAEYKEEIDLYRLASEMVIDDIVAPNQLRHTLIQRFNYYNSKQIVLPYRKHPVYPV; encoded by the coding sequence ATGACACAGCCTACTTATAACGAACACTTACAGCAAAAAATAGAACAAATATACGCAGGCGGGCAACCAAAATATCACGAAAAATTAAAAGAGTCGAATAAACTGTTTGTCCGGGATCGCTTGAAACTACTGTTTGATGATGGAGTTTATGAAGAAGATGCACGTTTTGCAAACTATGAAGCCGGAGATTTGCCTGCAGATGGCGTTGTAACAGCTATCGGGCAAATTGACGGGCAAACAGTTTGTGTTATGGCAAATGACTCTACTATCAAAGCCGGGTCATGGGGTTCGCGAACAGTTGAAAAAATTATCCGTATTCAGGAGACTGCGGAAAAGATGCAAGTACCGATGCTTTACTTAGTCGATTCTGCAGGGGCACGCATTACAGATCAGCTGGAAATGTTCCCGGGGCGACGAGGGGCAGGTCGTATTTTCCATAATCAGGTACGTATGAGCGGGATGATTCCTCAAATATGTATTTTATTCGGTCCATCAGCTGCAGGAGGTGCCTATATACCGGCCTTTTGTGACATCGTTATTATGGTGGACGGAAATGCTTCAATGTACTTAGGATCACCGAGGATGGCTGAAAAAGTAATCGGTGAAAAGGTTTCGCTTGAGGAAATGGGCGGAGCGCGTATGCACTGTACCGTCAGCGGTTGTGGGGATGTATTGGCTGAAAATGAAGAACAGGCAATCCGTGAAGCGAGACGCTATATCAGTTATTTCCCTGCAAACTTCGCGGAATTTCCGCCAATAGATGAAACGAAGGAACCGGTAAACGGAAGAACACTGGAAGAGATTATTCCGGAGAATCAGAATGCGCCATTCGATATGTATGAATGTATCGAACAGCTGATAGATGAAGGCAGCTTTTTTGAAATTAAAAAGCTCTTTGCATCTGAACTGATCACAGGGCTTGCCCGCATTGATGGGCAAGTTGTAGGAATTATCGCCAATCAGCCGAAAGTAAAAGGCGGCGTATTGTTTATCGACTCTGCCGACAAAGCGGCGAAGTTTATTACGCTTTGTGATGCGTTCTCCATTCCGCTGTTATTCTTAGCGGATGTACCGGGCTTTATGATCGGCACAAAAGTGGAAAAGGCGGGGATTATTCGACATGGAGCAAAATTTATATCGGCGATGAGTTCGGCGACGGTGCCTAAAATTTCGGTTATCGTACGTAAAGCTTATGGAGCTGGTCTTTATGCGATGTGCGGACCGGCATTTGAACCGGATGCAGTCATTGCATTGCCGACTGCCCAAATAGCGGTAATGGGTCCGGAAGCGGCGGTAAATGCTGTTTATTCAAATAAAATCGAGGCGATTGAAGATCCGAAAGAGCGAATTCAGTTTGTGAAACAAAAAATCGCAGAGTACAAGGAAGAAATCGATTTATATAGACTGGCTTCCGAAATGGTAATTGATGATATTGTTGCACCAAATCAATTACGACATACATTAATTCAACGCTTTAATTACTATAATTCGAAACAAATTGTTTTACCATATCGAAAACATCCGGTATATCCAGTATAA
- a CDS encoding ketopantoate reductase family protein, which yields MRIEIIGAGAVGLLVASYFAEKDMDVYIVGKQTGETISRDMQITRTNVNQSVTSVNVKYISALSNEANLVIVAVKYGQLHEVYASMKHVKESIPLLFLQNGLAHYEEALSLSKAHIAFSSIQFGALKLSQYHVAHRGEGVMKVAVAKGDRGKFHFLNELSLSELPIVFEYDAETMLMEKALLNCFINPLTAILQVKNGQLITQSHTLQLLKNLYNELMAAFPQFKETFSFEQVVALCERTAENTSSMLADRLAKRKTEIDTIAGAILKKAEQNGKELPVLQTLYYLVKAFEESGEQM from the coding sequence ATGCGAATTGAAATCATTGGTGCAGGCGCAGTTGGTTTATTAGTAGCAAGCTATTTTGCTGAAAAGGATATGGATGTGTACATTGTCGGGAAACAGACTGGGGAAACTATAAGCAGGGACATGCAGATTACTAGGACAAATGTGAATCAATCTGTTACTTCCGTCAATGTGAAATATATTTCGGCGCTGTCGAATGAAGCCAATTTAGTCATTGTAGCTGTAAAATATGGACAACTACATGAAGTGTATGCAAGTATGAAGCATGTAAAAGAATCTATTCCATTATTATTTCTGCAAAATGGTTTGGCACATTATGAGGAAGCACTTTCATTAAGTAAAGCCCATATTGCATTTAGTTCGATTCAATTCGGGGCTCTTAAACTGTCGCAGTATCATGTCGCCCATAGAGGGGAAGGTGTGATGAAGGTTGCTGTAGCAAAGGGAGATCGCGGCAAGTTTCATTTCCTGAACGAACTTTCTTTGTCCGAACTGCCGATTGTATTTGAATATGATGCCGAAACCATGCTGATGGAAAAAGCGCTGCTGAATTGCTTTATCAATCCGCTAACCGCGATTCTGCAAGTAAAAAACGGGCAGCTTATTACACAGAGCCATACATTGCAATTATTGAAAAATTTATATAACGAACTTATGGCTGCATTTCCGCAATTTAAAGAAACGTTCTCATTTGAACAAGTCGTAGCGCTTTGTGAAAGGACAGCGGAAAATACATCGTCTATGCTGGCGGATCGTCTTGCAAAACGCAAAACGGAGATTGATACAATTGCAGGAGCAATTTTGAAAAAAGCAGAACAAAATGGGAAGGAATTGCCTGTTTTGCAAACGCTATATTATTTAGTGAAAGCATTTGAAGAGAGCGGTGAACAAATGTGA
- a CDS encoding DUF3397 domain-containing protein, with translation MILFFQYLVATIIVCPIIAFITVLLICRKLRIKKHKAIGLAADITTFLMFFSIPIALQGLWNIGILMPMLIGALVIAIVFTYVDWRTKKEMEVKPLLKKIWRFYFLLFSITYFIIWIVGITHSVMMFMMVD, from the coding sequence GTGATATTATTTTTTCAATATTTGGTGGCAACAATTATTGTATGCCCGATTATTGCTTTTATCACTGTGCTGCTCATATGCCGTAAGCTGCGGATAAAAAAACATAAAGCGATTGGCTTGGCAGCGGATATTACAACATTTCTTATGTTTTTTTCGATACCGATTGCGTTACAAGGACTATGGAATATTGGTATATTAATGCCGATGCTTATTGGTGCACTCGTAATCGCGATTGTTTTTACATATGTTGATTGGCGAACGAAAAAAGAAATGGAAGTAAAGCCTTTATTGAAAAAGATTTGGCGGTTTTACTTTTTATTGTTCAGCATCACTTATTTTATAATTTGGATTGTCGGAATTACCCATTCAGTTATGATGTTTATGATGGTTGATTAG
- the bshC gene encoding bacillithiol biosynthesis cysteine-adding enzyme BshC produces MELEQINSPVTNKLLADYWSEHADIHSFFEYKYNEGAFDQRLTYLKNRTYRSKELTQIIRSYMERYGISEKTARHLDELEQGAVVVVGGQQAGLLTGPLYSVHKAITVILLAEQQRKILKVPVVPMFWIAGEDHDIEEINHTYTMTNGEVKKRGYSERSKLKKMASTTELNKEALQQFILNVFKDFGETEYTADLLKNVLNHAENSETFTDFFSLLMNDLFKKHGLLMLDATYGPFRQYEKDYFVQLIEKNESIATGVVEQERKLGEKGYPMPIDASEQNANLFYIKEGERFLLERSGGSFKNGSANANFSKEELVIIANESPESLSNNVVTRPLMQEMALPVLAFVGGPGELAYWATLKPAFDVLQLQMPIFAPRLSITLVTRQVDALLEQKELSVTDVLTGKVDEHLAQFVESVKDEQVTRAIEQMQKQMEEQYEQLTSYLQHGNYHVEDLLEKNKNYHERQFHYLRSKLEQQNIEKHEVAIRQFKTIQSLLYPNDSYQERLYNPYLFLNTYGENLIDDLLELPMSISMKHQLITL; encoded by the coding sequence ATGGAGCTAGAACAAATAAATTCACCAGTAACGAATAAGCTGTTAGCGGACTATTGGTCGGAGCATGCTGATATCCATTCGTTTTTTGAATATAAGTATAATGAGGGAGCTTTTGATCAACGATTGACGTATTTAAAAAATCGTACGTATCGTTCAAAAGAGCTGACGCAAATTATTCGAAGTTATATGGAGCGGTATGGCATTTCGGAAAAAACGGCTCGTCATTTAGATGAACTTGAGCAAGGGGCGGTAGTCGTGGTAGGTGGTCAGCAAGCTGGTTTGCTGACAGGACCTCTCTATTCTGTCCATAAAGCGATTACGGTAATTCTGCTGGCGGAACAACAACGAAAAATATTAAAAGTACCGGTCGTACCGATGTTTTGGATTGCGGGTGAAGATCACGATATAGAAGAGATCAATCATACGTATACAATGACAAATGGCGAAGTGAAAAAACGTGGTTACAGCGAACGTTCTAAGCTGAAGAAAATGGCTTCAACTACAGAATTGAATAAGGAAGCACTACAACAGTTTATTCTGAATGTATTTAAAGATTTTGGCGAAACAGAATATACAGCAGACTTATTGAAGAATGTTTTAAATCATGCGGAAAATAGTGAAACATTTACCGATTTCTTTTCGTTGCTGATGAATGATTTATTTAAAAAGCACGGCTTATTAATGCTGGATGCAACGTATGGGCCGTTTAGACAATATGAAAAAGACTATTTTGTCCAATTGATCGAAAAGAATGAATCGATTGCAACAGGTGTTGTAGAGCAGGAAAGAAAGCTTGGCGAGAAAGGCTACCCAATGCCGATTGATGCTTCAGAGCAAAATGCGAATTTGTTTTACATTAAAGAAGGGGAACGTTTTCTCCTTGAGCGAAGTGGCGGCTCTTTTAAAAATGGATCAGCCAATGCAAATTTTTCGAAAGAAGAATTAGTAATTATTGCGAATGAGTCTCCCGAAAGTTTAAGCAATAATGTCGTTACCCGACCATTGATGCAGGAAATGGCACTTCCGGTATTAGCTTTTGTTGGAGGTCCTGGGGAACTGGCTTACTGGGCTACATTAAAGCCTGCATTTGATGTGTTGCAGCTGCAAATGCCGATATTTGCGCCAAGGCTCAGCATAACGCTTGTTACCCGTCAAGTCGATGCATTATTGGAACAGAAAGAGCTGTCTGTAACGGATGTGCTGACTGGTAAGGTCGATGAACATTTAGCGCAATTTGTGGAAAGTGTGAAAGATGAGCAAGTGACGCGTGCAATAGAGCAGATGCAAAAGCAGATGGAAGAGCAGTATGAGCAACTGACGAGCTATCTTCAGCATGGCAACTATCATGTTGAAGACTTGTTGGAGAAAAATAAAAATTACCATGAACGCCAATTCCACTATTTACGTTCAAAACTGGAGCAGCAAAATATAGAAAAGCATGAGGTCGCAATTCGTCAATTTAAAACGATTCAGTCACTATTATATCCGAATGATAGTTACCAAGAGCGCTTATATAATCCATATTTATTTCTAAATACCTACGGGGAAAATTTGATTGATGATTTATTGGAGTTACCTATGAGTATTTCCATGAAACACCAACTTATTACCTTATAA
- the mraZ gene encoding division/cell wall cluster transcriptional repressor MraZ has product MFMGEYQHSIDAKGRMIVPAKFRESLGEHFVITRGLDQCIFGYPMDEWRKLEDKLKDLPMTKKDARAFARFFFSGATEVEVDKQGRINIPSTLIGYANLEKECVILGVSSKIEIWAKESWLQYFEQSAESFDEIAENLIGFDF; this is encoded by the coding sequence ATGTTCATGGGAGAATATCAACATTCTATCGATGCAAAAGGCCGTATGATTGTCCCTGCAAAGTTTCGAGAATCACTTGGAGAACACTTTGTGATAACACGGGGGCTAGACCAATGCATTTTTGGATATCCTATGGATGAATGGCGAAAACTCGAAGATAAATTAAAAGATTTACCGATGACCAAAAAAGATGCGCGTGCATTTGCGCGGTTTTTCTTTTCTGGAGCAACAGAAGTAGAAGTGGACAAGCAAGGTCGTATTAATATTCCGTCTACATTGATTGGATACGCTAATCTTGAAAAAGAATGCGTGATCTTAGGTGTATCAAGTAAAATTGAAATTTGGGCGAAAGAATCTTGGCTACAATACTTTGAGCAATCGGCAGAATCATTTGATGAAATCGCAGAAAATCTGATTGGCTTTGATTTTTAA
- the rsmH gene encoding 16S rRNA (cytosine(1402)-N(4))-methyltransferase RsmH has translation MFDHTTVLLKETVDGLNINPDGIYVDCTLGGAGHSQYLVQQLSEKGRLICFDQDTTAIENAKVRLADYLDRVIFVHSNFRYLKEELHNLNIHQVDGILYDLGVSSPQLDTPERGFSYHHDAPLDMRMDQTAELSAYHVVNEWSYENLVRIFFRYGEEKFSKQVARKIEQAREIAPIETTGQLVELIKDGIPAPARRKGGHPAKRIFQAIRIAVNDELGAAEDSLVDAIELLKIGGRISVITFHSLEDRLTKTLFKEASSLPDLPHGLPVIPEHMKPILKLVTRKPILPSDEELAANNRSRSAKLRIAEKINDKGRG, from the coding sequence ATGTTCGATCATACAACCGTATTATTGAAAGAAACTGTTGATGGGTTGAACATCAATCCGGATGGTATTTATGTAGACTGCACATTAGGTGGTGCAGGACATAGTCAGTACCTGGTACAACAATTGTCAGAAAAAGGCCGTTTAATTTGCTTTGACCAAGATACAACGGCTATTGAAAACGCAAAAGTACGATTAGCCGATTATTTAGATCGCGTTATATTCGTACACTCAAATTTCCGCTATTTAAAAGAAGAATTACACAATCTGAACATTCATCAAGTAGATGGGATTTTATATGATTTAGGTGTTTCATCACCACAACTTGACACACCTGAACGCGGTTTTAGTTACCATCATGATGCACCGCTCGATATGCGGATGGATCAGACAGCGGAACTTAGCGCATATCATGTAGTGAATGAATGGTCATACGAAAACTTAGTACGCATTTTCTTCCGCTACGGCGAAGAAAAATTTTCGAAGCAAGTTGCGCGCAAAATTGAACAAGCCCGTGAGATTGCTCCTATAGAAACAACAGGTCAATTAGTGGAGCTTATAAAAGATGGTATTCCAGCCCCGGCACGTCGCAAAGGTGGACATCCTGCAAAACGAATCTTCCAGGCTATTCGGATAGCTGTAAACGATGAATTAGGTGCAGCGGAAGATTCTTTAGTAGATGCAATCGAGTTACTGAAAATTGGTGGTCGTATAAGTGTGATAACATTCCACTCATTGGAAGACCGCTTAACAAAAACACTGTTTAAAGAGGCTTCATCACTGCCGGATTTACCTCATGGATTACCGGTTATTCCAGAGCATATGAAACCAATACTTAAATTAGTGACAAGAAAACCGATTTTACCATCAGACGAGGAGTTAGCTGCGAATAATCGTTCACGTTCAGCAAAATTGCGCATCGCTGAAAAAATTAACGATAAAGGACGTGGGTAA
- the ftsL gene encoding cell division protein FtsL gives MAVRARQTFIQQQPELPQHQQQEQRLPVQPKKRKAKYFSAQEKFLFLVFAIVVASFAISILHTQGEIQTLSMEIQKIERDITEVNNNNTDLKVQVSERSTHQRIWEKAKELGLTLNEKNVKVVPGE, from the coding sequence ATGGCAGTAAGAGCAAGACAAACTTTTATACAACAACAGCCAGAACTACCTCAACATCAGCAGCAGGAACAAAGACTGCCGGTCCAGCCGAAAAAACGTAAAGCAAAGTATTTTTCGGCACAGGAAAAGTTTTTGTTCCTAGTATTTGCAATTGTAGTAGCATCTTTCGCTATTTCCATATTACATACTCAAGGAGAAATCCAAACGCTCAGTATGGAAATCCAAAAAATCGAACGCGACATAACTGAAGTCAATAACAATAATACAGATTTAAAAGTACAAGTAAGTGAACGCTCCACTCACCAACGTATTTGGGAAAAAGCGAAAGAACTCGGATTAACACTAAATGAGAAAAATGTGAAAGTAGTGCCGGGAGAATGA